In a genomic window of Thalassophryne amazonica chromosome 12, fThaAma1.1, whole genome shotgun sequence:
- the LOC117522504 gene encoding uncharacterized protein LOC117522504 isoform X5 has product MQRLLVSKENILSDQQEGNQCLDQKDSEPPNMKEEQEELWSEDEEKPQSSQLQSPRYELTEVELLSSSLAEHKILKTEAKGEDCVGSQPAGDSDLQQYTDGAPASSLFQRPVMNVFQKLPEIRVFTHVANISGLF; this is encoded by the exons ATGCAGCGGCTGTTAGTGAGTAAAGAAAACATTCTTTCTGACCAGCAGGAAGGGAATCAGTGTCTGGACCAAAAGGACTCAGAGCCTCCTAACATGAAAGAGGAGCAGGAGGAACTCTGG agtgaagatgaagaaaaaccacagtcatcacagcttcaaagCCCAAGATATGAACTCACAGAAGTGGAGCTTCTTTCCAGCAGCTTGGCTGAACATAAAATACTGAAAACAGAAGCTAAAGGAGAAGACTGTGTAGGATCACAGCCTGCTGGTGACTCAGATTTACAACAATATACTGATG gtgcaccagcttcctccctcttccaaagaCCTGTGATGAATGTTTTCCAGAAATTACCAGAAATCAGGGTTTTTACTCATGTGGCAAACATTTCCGGGTTATTTTGA